One window of Methanobacterium alkalithermotolerans genomic DNA carries:
- the rpiA gene encoding ribose-5-phosphate isomerase RpiA, whose amino-acid sequence MNLKQMAGYEAALEIKNGQIVGLGTGSTTHYFIEKLGIRIKEEELDIMGIPTSYQSFFLARDSHIPITTLDEHDVDIAVDGADEVDPDLNLIKGGGAAHTLEKIVDYAADKFLVIVDDSKMVTKLGQTPVPLEVIPSSSRMVLNILKESGASPQIRMAQMKDGPVVTDHGNFVIDADFGLLEDASKLEKELNSIPGVVENGIFSNVVDMVIVGSDEGVKKIRPV is encoded by the coding sequence ATGAATTTAAAACAGATGGCAGGCTATGAAGCCGCCCTTGAAATAAAAAATGGACAGATTGTAGGCCTGGGAACCGGCTCCACCACCCATTACTTTATTGAAAAATTAGGTATTAGAATAAAAGAAGAAGAACTGGACATAATGGGCATACCCACCTCTTATCAATCCTTTTTTTTAGCAAGAGATTCCCATATACCCATCACTACCTTAGATGAACATGATGTGGATATTGCCGTGGATGGAGCAGATGAAGTTGATCCTGATTTAAATTTAATAAAGGGAGGGGGCGCTGCCCACACCCTGGAAAAGATAGTGGATTATGCAGCAGATAAATTCCTGGTCATTGTAGATGATTCCAAGATGGTTACTAAGCTGGGCCAAACGCCGGTACCCCTGGAAGTGATACCCTCCTCCAGTCGCATGGTTCTAAATATTTTAAAAGAATCAGGTGCTTCACCTCAAATCAGGATGGCCCAGATGAAAGATGGCCCGGTGGTCACAGACCACGGTAACTTTGTTATTGATGCGGATTTTGGCCTCTTGGAGGATGCTTCTAAATTAGAAAAAGAACTAAACTCCATACCGGGTGTGGTGGAAAACGGGATTTTTTCCAATGTGGTGGATATGGTAATAGTCGGTAGTGATGAGGGTGTTAAGAAAATAAGACCAGTATAG